The Argopecten irradians isolate NY chromosome 4, Ai_NY, whole genome shotgun sequence genome has a window encoding:
- the LOC138321959 gene encoding myosin-13-like, with protein MPRVTWEDMPNPPAHVPEKKVRRREHPPPTREAEYKAIITKVNDVCLQIRKFARKYLDRKAVEYAECDKCLSELLRSWEMDASDFKTWKELSDKLKFREIRPEMRESESYKNLLYICDRAKSFETNIPGIREKLVKCTREHLQKYCKSFIEEMGSLDIRPVFDYEEALKGYKSDIDVKIDQINTNILTYGELKTPFDKFISEGSVHGSLMEEVCVAVVEVSHTVKQWVAEDATYPDRLLQEIFFNNSYKENLEEDILRLNAKHRDAERSLERKHKTFAYLHRQHLTYKKEKKKLKASLETVTNKIEKLDQQQRQKQEEITQLNTSLGDKTPRSHRDKEELGLRLDRTEENLDRVREWKSVSERQQVRLERELKQVSDRTYELKVEAVTVRHEEDDMKNSLLGIEIEVKSIKDRITSIEEKNAVLKRIRVLKLSSDTLRILHKRRVQPRGRETSESSVQASVAASDIGHGSADGKYRPSQCVHVCLWCVPCDCSTCLTLCLLHPPVDDPRIWSMFGLRV; from the exons ATGCCGCGCGTGACTTGGGAAGATATGCCAAATCCTCCCGCCCACGTGCCGGAGAAGAAAGTCCGGAGGCGTGAGCACCCTCCTCCCACCCGCGAGGCGGAGTACAAAGCCATTATCACAAAGGTGAATGACGTATGTCTACAGATACGGAAATTCGCCCGGAAGTATTTAGACCGGAAGGCAGTGGAATATGCAGAGTGTGATAAGTGCCTTTCGGAACTTCTCCGATCTTGGGAAATGGATGCATCAGATTTTAAAACATGGAAAGAACTTTCAGACAAATTAAAGTTTAGAGAGATACGGCCAGAAATGAGAGAGTCGGAAAGTTACAAAAATCTATTGTATATCTGCGATAGAGCTAAATCGTTTGAAACAAACATTCCTGGAATACGAGAAAAGTTGGTGAAATGTACCCGTGAGCATCTCCAGAAATACTGCAAAAGTTTTATAGAGGAAATGGGTAGCCTTGACATCCGGCCTGTGTTTGATTACGAGGAGGCTTTGAAGGGCTACAAATCGGACATAGATGTCAAGATCGATCAGATCAATACTAATATTTTGACTTATGGAGAGCTTAAAACTCCATTTGACAAGTTTATAAGTGAGGGCAGTGTGCACGGGAGCCTGATGGAGGAGGTTTGTGTGGCCGTGGTGGAGGTATCTCACACTGTGAAGCAGTGGGTGGCTGAGGACGCCACCTACCCTGATAGATTGCTTCAGGAAATTTTCTTCAATAACTCATACAAGGAAAACCTGGAGGAAGATATTCTCCGTCTGAACGCTAAACACAGGGACGCTGAGCGCAGCTTGGAACGCAAACACAAGACTTTCGCATACTTACACCGGCAACATCTCACTTATAAAAAGGAAAAGAAGAAACTAAAAGCAAGTCTGGAGACTGTGACAAACAAGATCGAGAAGCTAGACCAGCAGCAGCGGCAGAAACAGGAGGAGATAACCCAGTTAAACACAAGCCTCGGGGACAAGACGCCGCGGTCGCATAGAGATAAGGAGGAGCTCGGGCTGCGATTGGACCGGACAGAGGAAAACCTAGATAGAGTACGTGAGTGGAAGAGCGTCAGTGAACGACAACAGGTGCGGTTAGAGCGCGAGCTAAAGCAGGTGTCGGACCGCACTTACGAGTTGAAGGTCGAGGCCGTCACAGTTCGTCACGAAGAAGACGACATGAAGAATTCCCTTCTTGGAATAGAAATTGAAGTGAAGTCAATAAAGGATAGGATCACTAGTATCGAGGAGAAAAACGCGGTTCTAAAGAGAATCCGGGTATTGAAACTATCTTCGGACACCCTCAGGATACTCCATAAGCGACGGGTACAGCCGAGAGGCCGAG aaacaaGTGAATCTAGTGTCCAAGCTAGTGTGGCTGCAAGCGATATCGGCCATGGCAGCGCCGACGGTAAATATCGCCCGTCACAGTGTGTGCATGTTTGTCTCTGGTGTGTTCCGTGTGATTGTTCCACATGCTTGACCCTTTGTTTGTTACACCCACCTGTGGATGATCCACGTATCTGGTCAATGTTTGGGTTACGTGTTTAA